One region of Vicia villosa cultivar HV-30 ecotype Madison, WI unplaced genomic scaffold, Vvil1.0 ctg.002318F_1_1, whole genome shotgun sequence genomic DNA includes:
- the LOC131638451 gene encoding putative glucuronosyltransferase PGSIP8 codes for MGYAKRQREHNNAAGFIMKRWLLVLLLLCFSNQVVEAEQHKNAYATMMYVGTPRDYEFYIAIRVLFKSLALLNVEADLVVIASLDVPLRWIRALEKEDGVKVVRVENMDNPYKHQDNFDKRFKLSLNKLYAWSLVDYDRVVMLDADNLFIQNTDELFQCGQFCAVFINPCVFHTGLFVLQPSTTVFKDMVHELQNGRENPDGADQGFIASYFPDLLDKPLFHPPPNGTKLDGTYRLPLGYQMDASYYYLKLYWSVPCGPNSVITFPGAPWLKPWYWWAWPVLPLGLQWHEKRRQTLGYGTEMAVIFIQSAIYLGIIAMTRLARPSLSKLCYRRSDKSITLVQNILKLVALWSILAAYITPFFIIPPTIHPMLGWPLYFLGSLALCLVAINAFLLPMFPVLMPWFGIIGVLIVMAFPWYSDGVVRALCVFGYAFCAAPVLWTSITRIMAGLQVSLEREGFMPRLGESSPPSWFNKLY; via the exons ATGGGTTACGCAAAGCGGCAACGCGAACACAACAATGCCGCAGGTTTTATCATGAAACGGTGGTTGTTAGTGCTGTTGTTGTTATGTTTCTCGAACCAAGTTGTTGAAGCAGAACAACACAAAAATGCTTATGCTACTATGATGTATGTGGGTACACCAAGAGACTACGAATTCTACATCGCAATACGAGTTCTTTTCAAATCACTTGCTCTTCTCAATGTTGAAGCTGATCTTGTTGTTATTGCGTCTCTTGATGTTCCTCTTCGATGGATTCGAGCTCT AGAAAAAGAAGATGGTGTGAAAGTAGTAAGAGTGGAAAATATGGATAATCCTTACAAGCATCAAGATAATTTTGACAAGAGatttaaattatcgttgaataaACTCTATGCGTGGAGCTTAGTGGACTATGACAGGGTAGTCATGTTAGATGCTGACAACCTCTTCATTCAAAATACCGACGAGTTGTTTCAATGTGGACAGTTTTGTGCTGTCTTTATCAATCCTTGTGTTTTTCATACCGGTCTCTTTGTCTTGCAG CCATCAACGACGGTGTTCAAGGACATGGTTCATGAACTACAAAATGGGAGAGAAAATCCAGATGGTGCGGATCAGGGTTTCATAGCTAGCTACTTCCCGGACTTGCTTGATAAGCCATTGTTTCATCCACCTCCAAATGGCACCAAACTTGATGGAACATATAGACTTCCTTTAGGCTATCAAATGGATGCTTCTTATTACT ATCTCAAACTTTATTGGAGCGTACCTTGTGGACCAAATAGTGTGATTACATTCCCCGGGGCACCATGGTTGAAGCCATGGTATTGGTGGGCTTGGCCTGTTCTGCCATTAGGCCTCCAGTGGCATGAAAAGCGTCGTCAAACTTTGGG GTATGGTACAGAGATGGCTGTGATATTTATTCAATCTGCAATATATCTTGGAATAATAGCGATGACGCGTTTAGCAAGGCCAAGCCTCTCAAAACTATGCTACCGTCGTTCCGATAAGAGCATCACATTGGTACAAAACATCCTCAAATTAGTAGCACTATGGAGTATCCTTGCTGCTTACATAACACCCTTCTTCATCATTCCTCCAACAATTCACCCTATGCTAGGCTGGCCTTTGTATTTTCTCGGCTCTTTAGCTCTATGCTTGGTTGCAATCAACGCGTTTCTTCTTCCAATGTTCCCAGTTCTGATGCCTTGGTTCGGTATCATTGGAGTTTTAATCGTCATGGCGTTTCCTTGGTATTCGGATGGAGTAGTAAGAGCTTTATGTGTGTTTGGCTATGCATTCTGTGCCGCGCCAGTTTTGTGGACATCGATAACAAGGATAATGGCTGGACTTCAGGTTTCTTTAGAAAGGGAAGGTTTTATGCCTAGATTAGGTGAATCATCACCACCTTCTTGGTTTAACAAGCTATATTGA
- the LOC131638465 gene encoding peroxisome biogenesis protein 19-2-like, with product FKEAVKGLEFATPHGSVAAGLDDLGKDGMMEDWVKQFEEIAGSQDMESIVETMMQQLLSKEILAEPMKEIGERYPKWLEDHKANLSQEEYDQYSQQYELIRNLNEVYEKDSGNFTKIVELMQKMQDCGQPPNDIVQELSPEYDLASLSQLSQEMPDGSQPNCSIM from the exons TTTAAAGAGGCTGTTAAGGGTCTTGAATTCGCAACCCCACATGGTTCTGTTGCTGCTGGTCTTGATGATTTGGGTAAAGATGGTATGATGGAGGATTGGGTTAAACAGTTTGAAGAAATTGCTGGCTCTCAG gATATGGAATCTATTGTGGAGACCATGATGCAACAGCTTCTATCCAAGGAGATACTTGCTGAACCAATGAAGGAAATCGGAGAAAGGTATCCTAAGTGGTTGGAAGATCATAAAGCCAACTTAAGCCAAGAAGAATATGACCAATATTCACAGCAATATGAGCTGATTCGGAATCTTAACGAAGTTTATGAAAAAGATTCGGGAAACTTCACCAAGATTGTTGAGCTCATGCAGAAAATGCAAGATTGTGGACAACCTCCAAATGATATTGTCCAGGAGCTTTCTCCCGAATATGACTTAGCCAGTCTAAGCCAGTT ATCTCAAGAAATGCCTGATGGTTCTCAGCCAAATTGTTCTATAATGTGA
- the LOC131638450 gene encoding pentatricopeptide repeat-containing protein At1g26900, mitochondrial-like, with product MANTQFPTISHAFHKLTLALKSCKTSSEIHQLHSYMIKTSLTNLPFPLSKLLAASTIDMDYASTIFSYTQNPNLFMFNTMLRGYSVSPFSNKALPIFNELRKRGIGLDRFSLIAVVKACGTSLEVGFGRGVHGIAVKSENGMFVDLSNTLLRFYCVCRRIEDACKVFDEFPERNDLVTWNILMGGCVLVSKHCLVFELFSKMCCVGIKASVATMLSLLCAAGDGGNFVLGKSLHGYCIKIGFGCNLNVVTVLIDMYAKTGRVYLARKVFDGLVEKDVVLWNCLIRIYARSCLVEEAVALLQKMRYEGVRPNSSTFVGLLSVYPASGSMHGVRYVTSLIEEEKLELDVVLGTALVDVYAKCGFLDEAMEIFERMESKDVKSWTAVISGHGIHGQPMKAIRLYNRMESEGFRPNEVTFLAILTACSHGGLVTEGIEFFKCMVQEHGLSPRVEHYGCLIDLLGRAGMLHEAFELIKSLPIKGDATSWRTLLSACRVHGDVKLGECVRDVLNNFYSTHPTDSLLISSTYAVAGRISDLTRMKQTNVTLGNYGVLETEGENMLKEAGFSRVEIDN from the coding sequence ATGGCTAACACACAGTTTCCAACTATTTCCCACGCATTTCACAAACTAACACTCGCACTAAAATCATGCAAAACCTCCTCCGAAATTCATCAACTTCATAGCTACATGATCAAAACCTCTCTCACCAATCTTCCTTTTCCTCTAAGCAAGCTTCTCGCTGCTTCAACCATAGACATGGATTACGCATCCACCATTTTCAGTTATACTCAAAATCCCAATCTTTTCATGTTCAATACAATGCTTAGAGGCTATTCCGTTAGCCCTTTTTCAAATAAAGCTTTGCCCATTTTTAATGAACTTAGAAAGCGTGGAATTGGGCTGGATCGGTTTTCGTTAATCGCTGTGGTTAAAGCTTGTGGAACAAGTTTAGAGGTTGGGTTTGGTAGAGGGGTTCATGGGATTGCGGTCAAGTCTGAGAATGGGATGTTTGTTGATTTGAGTAATACCCTTTTGCGGTTTTATTGTGTTTGTAGAAGAATTGAAGATGCATGTAAGGTGTTTGATGAATTTCCTGAGAGAAATGATTTGGTgacttggaatattttgatggGTGGGTGTGTTCTTGTTTCAAAGCATTGTTTGGTTTTTGAGTTATTCTCGAAGATGTGTTGTGTTGGGATTAAGGCTAGTGTGGCTACTATGTTGAGTCTTTTGTGTGCAGCTGGTGATGGAGGGAACTTTGTTTTGGGGAAGTCGCTTCATGGTTACTGTATTAAAATTGGATTTGGTTGTAATTTAAATGTTGTTACTGTGTTGATTGATATGTATGCGAAAACCGGTCGTGTATATTTGGCGCGAAAAGTTTTTGATGGTCTTGTGGAAAAGGATGTTGTTTTATGGAACTGTTTGATAAGAATTTATGCAAGGAGTTGTCTGGTTGAAGAAGCAGTGGCGTTACTGCAGAAAATGAGATATGAAGGAGTGAGACCTAACTCGTCTACTTTCGTTGGGCTGCTTTCAGTGTACCCTGCATCTGGTTCTATGCACGGAGTTCGATATGTTACTAGTTTGATTGAAGAGGAGAAGCTAGAACTGGATGTGGTTCTTGGAACAGCTCTTGTTGATGTGTATGCGAAATGCGGCTTTCTAGACGAGGCCATGGAAATATTTGAGAGGATGGAAAGTAAAGATGTGAAATCATGGACAGCTGTGATTTCGGGTCATGGAATTCATGGGCAGCCAATGAAAGCCATAAGGCTTTACAATAGGATGGAGAGTGAGGGGTTTAGACCAAATGAAGTCACCTTTTTGGCAATTCTTACTGCTTGTAGTCATGGAGGACTTGTTACCGAGGGGATTGAATTTTTTAAGTGCATGGTTCAGGAACATGGCCTTTCACCTCGGGTTGAGCATTATGGATGCCTTATTGATCTCTTGGGTCGAGCAGGAATGCTGCACGAAGCATTTGAGCTAATCAAGAGCTTGCCCATTAAGGGTGATGCTACTTCATGGCGCACACTGCTTTCTGCTTGCCGAGTTCATGGAGATGTTAAACTGGGGGAATGTGTGAGAGACGTGCTAAACAACTTTTACTCCACGCATCCTACAGATTCCCTCCTCATTTCTAGCACTTACGCAGTTGCTGGAAGAATCTCGGACCTTACAAGAATGAAGCAAACAAATGTTACTTTAGGCAATTATGGGGTGCTCGAAACAGAGGGAGAAAATATGTTAAAGGAGGCTGGATTCAGCAGAGTTGAAATTGATAACTAG